The nucleotide sequence CCCGGCAAAACTGTAGTCGATGGCGGGCAGCGTGGCACCCACCGGCGGTACCGGATAGCTGGCCAGAAACCACAGCACGATAGTCAGTGCCAGGATGTTGCCACCGACGCGCTTGATGAAAATGCGTGCGCGCTCCCACAGGCCCAGTACCAGATTGCGCAGGCGCGGCATTCGATACGCCGGCAATTCCATCAGCAGATGCGCAGCGGCGGCCTTGCCACCAAAACGCTTGAGCACGAATGCCACCAGTAGCGCCGACACAATCCCTGCTGCGTAGAGCATGAACAGCACCAGACCTTGCAAGTTGAACATGCGCCACACGGTGCGCTGCGGCACGAAGGCCGCGATCAGCAGCGCGTAGATCGGCAAACGTGCCGAGCACGTCATCAGCGGCGCCACCATGATCGTGGCCATGCGCTCACGCGGATTTTCGATGCTGCGCGTGGCCATGATGCCGGGTACGGCGCAGGCGAAGCTCGACAGCAGCGGGATGAAGGCACGTCCGCTGAGCCCGGCACCGCGCATCAGACGATCCAGCAGGAACGCTGCGCGCGGGAGGTAGCCCGATTCCTCGAGCACCAGAATGAACAAAAACAGGATCAGGATCTGCGGCAGGAACACCAGCACACTGCCGGCCCGGCAATGATGCCGTCGCCGAGCAGCGACGTCAGCGCACCGGGCGGCATCACCGCACGTACCCAAGCGCCCAACGCGTTCACGCTCCACTCGATGGTGTCCATCAGCGGGGCCGCCCAGGCGAACACGGCCTGAAACATCAGCAGCAGCATGCCGGCAAGGATCAGCAGGCCAGCCACGGGATGCAGCAGCACGCGGTCGAGCCGCTCTTCCAGCAGACTCATACTTGCGGGCATCTCGACAGCATCGTGCAGCAGGCGCCGCGCCTCGACGTGCAATTCAGCGGGTGCCGGAGGCGGCGATAACGGCAATGGACCGTCCAGTGCGGCCACCAGCGCCGCGGCGCCGGTGCGTCGCACGGCGACGGTCGGTACCACGGGCATGCCCAATTCGCGTTCCAGCCGTGCGCTGTCGATCCGGATTCCACGCCGCTGCGCGGCATCCATCTGATTCAAGGCCAGCAGCATGGGGCGACCCAGTGCACGCAGCTCCAGGGCAAAGCGCAGATGCAGGCGCAGGTTGGTGGCATCCGCCACACAGATGATCAGGTCCGGAGGCGCGATTTCAGCGCGCGTTCCAAGGCAGATCTCGCGCGTAATGACTTCATCGGGTGAGGTTGCCTCCAGGCTGTAGGCGCCAGGCAAGTCCAAAACCTCGACACGCCGACCCGACGGCGAAACGTAGCTGCCTTCCTTGCGCTCGACAGTGACGCCCGCGTAATTGGCTACCTTCTGTCGACTGCCGGTCAACAGGTTGAACAGCGCGGTCTTGCCGCAATTGGGATTGCCCACCAGGGCAATGCGCAGCGTGTTCACGGCGATACCTGATCCGCGCAGCGCAAAACCATGACCTGCTCGGCTTCGCAACGGCGCAATGCGAATCGCGTGTGCCCGACCCGCACCAGCAGGGGCTCGCGGCCGATGGGTCCGTGGGCAAGCATGCGCACCGACTCACCCGGTACGAAGCCCAGTGCCGCCAAGCGCGCAAGCAATGCAGCGTCATCCGCATCGTGACGCAAACCCTGCACCTCGGCGCGTGCACCGCGCGGCAGCGTCGCCAGTGCCTGCGGCAACTGGCATGGCTGCACATGGATAGGCGCAATCGCGGGCATGACATCATTTGCGGATAGGAATTATTTGCATCTTATACCAGAACATCCACACGATCCGCCAAATTGCTTGCACACCGGCTGCAACCGGACACCGGGAACGAGACAGTTGCCGGCCCGTGGCAGCGCCCGGGCACCGCACGTATCCACGCCGCACATGGCCAAAATGAAAAAGGCGGCCCGGAGGCCGCCCCATCAGCTGCATTCGCCGGCGCGTTACTTGAGACTGTCGTCGAGAATGCGCGGCGTGACAAAGATCAACAATTCATCCTTGGAATTGTTGCGGCTAGTCTGTCGGAACAGCGCGCCAAGCCCCGGGATATCACCCAGCAGCGGCACCTTGGTGACCGTGTTGCTCTTGGTTACGTCGGTGATGCCACCGAGCACCACGGTCTGGCCGTTGTCGAGCAGCACACCCGTTTGTATCTGGCGTGTGTCGATCTCCGGAACTTGACCGCCACCCGGGTTGTTGATGAATCCCGCCAGATCGTCCTTCTTCACATCCAGTTCGAGGTAGATACGGCCATCCGCGGTGATGGTCGGCGTGACCTGCAACTGCAGCACGATGTTCTTGAACTGCACTGTCGCGGTACCCGCGCCTGCACCTACCGCCCCTCCCGGTGCATTCTGGTAGGTGACGTAGCCAACCTCCTGGCCCTGCTTGATGGTCGCCATCTGCTGGTTGGCGGTGATCACGCGCGGGCTGGAGATGGTTTCGCTCTTGCCCTCGGTCTGGGCTGCCTGCAGTTCAAGGTTGAGCAGGTAGTTGGAACCCAGGATGGCCAAGCCGAAACTGCCTGCGGGACTGGTGATCGGCAAGTTGACGTTGAGCCCGCCCGGAAAGGTGATGGCCGGCGGCAAAGTGGGCTGCGGCGCGGTGCCCCCCGTCTGGGTCGCATATTGCTGATTGAGGTTGTTCTGCGCGGTCACCGCATTCTGCGCCGCGATGCTGTTGATCAGACTGGAGTTGTCGCTGGTGGAATCACTCGTGGATATGAGTTGCCCGCTCGGGTTGGTCATGAACCCGCTGGCACCGAACTGCGCGCCGAGTTCGCGCGTGAAGCTGTTACTGGCGATGACGATGCGCGATTCGATCAGCACCTGCTTGACCGGGCGATCCAGCACCGCGACCAGCGCACGGATCTCGCGGATCTTTTGCGGAATGTCACTGACGATCAGCGTGTTGGTGCGATTGTCGAAGGTGACACTGCCGCGCGAGGAAAGAAAACCGCGGTTGGCGTTGGCACTGGCGCCGCCGCTTGCCGTGTTCTGCAAGCTCTTCTGCGTCAGCAACTGCGCGATGGTCGAGGCCTTGCCATAGCTGATCGGAATGTAATCGGTGACCAGAGGTGCGGCTTCCTCGGCCTGCATGCGTGTTTCCGCCTTGGCGCGCTCATAGGACGCCAACTCGGTCTGCGGTGCCACCCAGATCACGTTGCCGTCGCGCTGCATGCCGAGGCTCTTGGCACGCATGATCACGGCCAGCGCCTGATCCCACGGCACATTGACCAAGCGCAACGTGACGCTGCCGCCGACGCTGTCGGAGGCCACGATATTGAGATTGGAGACGTCAGCGATCAACTGCAGCGCTGAACGCGTGGGGATGTCCTGGAAATTGAACGTCACGCGGGCGCCGGTGTACTTGGGCTCGGCGCCGGTAACATTGCCGATCACGCCGGCAGCTTTCTGTGCCTGCTTGGGCGCGATCTCGACCACGTACTCGTCGCCGCTCTGGTAAGCCGAGGGCTCGAACGCCCCGCGCGCAGCGATTTCCATGCGCGCACCATTGGCCACCGGGCGCGTGGTGACGCTGGTGACGGGCGTGGCGAAATCGTTCACATCAAGCCGCTGCGCCAACTTGGATGGCAACGTGGCGTTGGCGAAATCGACGACCATGTGATCGCCCGAGCGATGCATGTCGACGTTGGCACCGGCGCCACTGAATCGGATGATGACCTGACCAGCACCATCCTTGTTGCGCTGGAAATCGATATTGGCGATGGCCAGCGAATGGGTGTTCGGAAGTACCTTGCTCGGATTGCCCACGGCGCTGGAGGCCAACGCACCGCCATTGCCGCTGCCGATCGCGAGGATCAGCTTGTCACCGTCAACGCGCGTGGTGTAGCCGGCGTGCTGAAACAGATCGACGACGATGCGCGTGCGCCCGCCAGCGGCCACCGCGGTGACGCTGGAGGTGGCCCCGCTGCCGACATCAAGCCGACGCTTGGCCAGCTCAAGCGCGGTGCCGTCCAGGTCCACTGCAATGCGCGGCGGATTGTCGGTGGTGAATATCCTCGGTTGCGGTGGCGCCCCGTCGAATTGCAAGGTGATATCCACCTTGCCTCCGGGCAGAGCCTGATAGCTCATGTCCTTGAGGGTGCCAGCCTGCGCCCCCATGGGCAGCGCAGCGAGCAGCAGCACGGCCAACAGAGCGGCCATGCGGGCGCGCCAAGTGTGTGCGTTCTTGCGAATGGCTTGCGTCGTCATGTACATCACCCCCACAGGGTCCTCATTGCTCGCTCATCGCGATTTCGGCCTTGCGCTCCATCCAGCCGCCATTGCCGTTCGGTACCAATTCGGTCAGATCGACTTGATCGGGCGTGACCTTGGTGATCCGTCCGTCGCTCTGGCCCATGTAATTGCCGATCACGACGCGATGGATCACGCCGGTCGGGTCCTTGATCAATGCCTGCGCATCAGGCCCGGCGCCGATAGTGCCGACCATCTTCAGCGAATCCAGCGGGAACATTTCCAGCGGCTGCTTGGGACGGTTGGCATCCGGACGCGGGCCATTGCTGTTGTAGCCGCCAGTCTCCAGAGGGCTGGGGCTGAACGGATCACGCATGTTCTGATCGTTGTAGGTAAAACTTTCAAAGGTCTTGATGACTGGCAGCGGCGGCAGTGGCGGGCCGCTCTTGGCCTTTTCCTGCGCGACCCACGCGTGCAGATCAGACGTGCCGCGCGTGCAACCAGCCAGTGCAATCAGCGCCACGCAGACCACCAGCAGTCGAAAAGGCAGCTTGCGCATGTCACTTGCCTCCCTTGCTGACTTCGACGTGATCCTTGCTGCTGCTCTCGTCTTCCTCAAGGTAACGGTAGGTGCGCACCGTGCCTTCGAGCTGCAGCAAATCGCTGGGGCCTTTGCTGCCGGCCGCGGCCGGCAATGGCTTCAGCGACACATTGTGCATGGTCAGGATCACCACGCGCGGCAGCGACGCCACACCGCTGATGAAAGTACCGAACTGATTGTAGGTGCCGATCATCTTCAGCTTGATGGGCTTTTCGGCATAGAACTCTTTCACGGATTCTGGCTCAGGCTGGAATAGATCGGTCTGCAGCCCTGCCGAAAGCGCGGTTTGCGAGATATCCACCAGCAATTCGGGCATTTCCGTCTTGCTGGGCAACTGGCGCAGCATCTGGCGCAGCATGTCCTGCATCTCGGAGAGTTGCTTCTTCAGTGCATCGAGGTTGACAGCGCGCGCCTGTTCCTTGATGAACTGCTGCTTGAGCTGGTCTTCCTGGCTGGCCAGCGATGTCAGATTGTCCTGCTGGTTGCTGATGTGGAACCACCAGCCGAAAAACAGGATCACGACCAGCACCAGCACGGTGAACGTGGTCTTGACCGTGTTCGGCCACGCGCCGATGTTGTTGCGGTCGAGACTGCGGAAATCGTCGAGGAAACTCACGGCTGCGCTCCCGGCTTGATGCTACCAGCGTGGCTTGCGGCTGCCGCGGGCGGGGCAGATATCGCCGCATGCGCAGGCGACCTGGCCATGCCCGCACCGGCCGGAGCCCCCGGCACGACCGGGATTGGCAGCGATGCCAAGCTGCTCGTGGCTGCGGCGGCACCAGCGTTTTTCGGCATGCCAAGCTTGACCGTGAGTCCGAAATCGTAAGGCATGCGCGAATCGCCAGCCTTCTTCTCGGTCTTCTGCAAGTCGGCCGCGCCCAACCATGGCGAAGCCTCGAGGTTGCGCATGTAATCGGCCACTGCCGCGTTGGACTGCGCGACGCCTTCGAGCGTCAGCTGTTCGCCTTTTTGCGCCATTGAGGTCAGCCGCACCGACGGCGGCGTACGCTTCACCAGTTCGTCGAACAGATGCACCATCTGCGAGCGGTTGGCCTGCAGATCCTCGATGATTTTCTTGCGTGCCAGCAGGCGATCACGCACCTTGTCCAGATTCTTGATCTGCTCGTTCTCGGCCTTGAGCTGCGTGATCTGACCTTGCAGGTAGGCGTTGCGATCGGTCTGGTTGTCGATGCGCATGCCCATCCACATCGACCAGCCAATCACCAGCACCAGGGCAACCGCTGCCGCCGCGCCAAGCTGCATGAAAAATTCGCGCTCGCGCTGCTTGCGCCGCTCCGCGCGCCAGGGAAGTAGGTTGATGCGCGCCATCAGTCGAAACTCCTCAGCGCGAGTCCGCAGGCGATCATCAGCGCGGGGGCATCCTGCGCCAATGCTTGCGGCGAGACCTTGGGCGCCAGCGCCATGCTGGCCAACGGGTTGGCCACGCAACAGGGCACGCCAAGCTGCTCCTCGATCATTTCGCTGAGCCCGGCGATCGCTGCGCTACCGCCAGCCAGCACCACTTGGTCGACCTTGCTGTGCTCGCTGCTGGCGTAGAAAAACTGCAGCAAGCGGCTGACTTGTTGGATCACCGCTTCCTTGAAAGGCTCCAGCACTTCAATCTCGTAGGACTCGGGCAGACCACCCTGACGTTTGGCCAGGCCGGCTTCCTCGTATGACAAACCATAACGTCGCATGATTTCGTCAGTGAGCTGCTTGCCACCCGAACACCTGCTCGCGCGAATAGATCGAACGCTGACGGCGCAGCACGATGAGCGTGGTCATGGTGGCGCCAATGTCCACCAGCGCGATCACGCTGTCGCGACTGACCGAAAGCTGGTCGGCGATCAGACCGGAAGGCGTTCTCCATGGCGAAAGCCTCGACATCGATCACCTTGGCGCTAAAGCCCGCCCATGTCCAGCGCGGCCACGCGCATGTCAACGTTTTCGGTGCGCGATGCGGCCAGCAGCACCTGCACCATCTCGGGGTTGTCCTTGACTGCGCCAAGCACCTCGAAATCGAGGCTGACTTCCTCGATCGGATAAGGAATGTACTGATTGGCTTCAGCCTGAACCTGGCTTTCCAAATCGTCCTCGCCCAGCTCGGCAGGCATGGTGATGGTACGTGTGATCACCGCCGAACCAGCGACTGCAGCGGATGCGTGCCTGATCTTGCTGCCCGAACGCGCCACCGCCACGACGGATGGCTTCACCCACCGCCTCGACTTCAACGATGTTCTTTTCCACCCACCGCGTTGGGCGGCAACGGTTCGACGGCGTAATGCTCGACGCGATAACGGGTGCCAGCCTGGCTCAGCTGGAGCACCTTGACGGCGGTCGAACTGACATCCACGCCAATCAGAGGCGCCGACTTCGGAGTAAACAGGCCCACCGAATTCCCCTTCCCACGCGCCCTTACGAGCGAAATGTGCGCTAATACCTTAGATCAAGTCTTAAACTCTTTGGCAACGCCCCCTGAACTGCATAGCTGAGAGCCACTTCACAATTCTTTGCAGAGTCAGCTCCGCGCGCCCCAAATCCAATGCGTCCGCGCCTACGCATTGGCGAGCAACATACACGACCGCGCACGCAGCGTCTCGTTGCAGTGCCAAAGCCTTCAGCAAAGCCCTCTATACTGCGCGGCTTCACAGAGCCCGCCCTTCGGCGGTCGCCGATCCCGTCCGATGCGCCTGCTGCTGCGACTGTTGAAATGGTTCGTGATCCTGGGTTTTTGCCGGTGCTCTGGCCGGCGTCGCCGCACTGGGTATCGCCTACTGGATATTGGCGCCACGCCTGCCATCCGTCTCATCGCTCAAGGATGTGCAAGATGCAGGTGCCGCTGACGGTGCTTTCCGCGGACGGAAAACTGATCGCCAGCTTCGGCGAGACGCGACGCATCCCGGTCACCTTCGCGCAAATTCCGGTGCAGTTGCGTGATGCCTTCCTCGCTGCCGAGGACGCGGATTTCTATCACCACCCCGGCGTCGACTTCGTCGGCACCGCGCGCGCGGCGTTCGAGGTGCTGATCCACGGCGGACACAAGGTGCAGGGCGGCAGCACGATCACTCAACAGGTCGCACGCAATTTCTTCCTCAGCCCGGAGAAAAGTTACACGCGCAAGATCATGGAGTGGTTTCTGGCATTCCGCATCGAGAATGAGCTGAGCAAGAACGACATCCTGCAGCTGTATCTCAACAAGATCTTTCTCGGCCATCGCGCGTATGGCGTGGCGGCAGCGGCGCAGTACTACTACGGCAAAACCCTCGATCAGCTGACATTGCCCGAGTGCGCCATGCTGGGCGGCTTGCCGCAGGCGCCTTCGGCGGCCAATCCGGTGACCGATCTCAAACGCGCGATGGTGCGCCGCAATTACGT is from Metallibacterium scheffleri and encodes:
- a CDS encoding FeoA family protein produces the protein MPAIAPIHVQPCQLPQALATLPRGARAEVQGLRHDADDAALLARLAALGFVPGESVRMLAHGPIGREPLLVRVGHTRFALRRCEAEQVMVLRCADQVSP
- the pilQ gene encoding type IV pilus secretin family protein — translated: MAALLAVLLLAALPMGAQAGTLKDMSYQALPGGKVDITLQFDGAPPQPRIFTTDNPPRIAVDLDGTALELAKRRLDVGSGATSSVTAVAAGGRTRIVVDLFQHAGYTTRVDGDKLILAIGSGNGGALASSAVGNPSKVLPNTHSLAIANIDFQRNKDGAGQVIIRFSGAGANVDMHRSGDHMVVDFANATLPSKLAQRLDVNDFATPVTSVTTRPVANGARMEIAARGAFEPSAYQSGDEYVVEIAPKQAQKAAGVIGNVTGAEPKYTGARVTFNFQDIPTRSALQLIADVSNLNIVASDSVGGSVTLRLVNVPWDQALAVIMRAKSLGMQRDGNVIWVAPQTELASYERAKAETRMQAEEAAPLVTDYIPISYGKASTIAQLLTQKSLQNTASGGASANANRGFLSSRGSVTFDNRTNTLIVSDIPQKIREIRALVAVLDRPVKQVLIESRIVIASNSFTRELGAQFGASGFMTNPSGQLISTSDSTSDNSSLINSIAAQNAVTAQNNLNQQYATQTGGTAPQPTLPPAITFPGGLNVNLPITSPAGSFGLAILGSNYLLNLELQAAQTEGKSETISSPRVITANQQMATIKQGQEVGYVTYQNAPGGAVGAGAGTATVQFKNIVLQLQVTPTITADGRIYLELDVKKDDLAGFINNPGGGQVPEIDTRQIQTGVLLDNGQTVVLGGITDVTKSNTVTKVPLLGDIPGLGALFRQTSRNNSKDELLIFVTPRILDDSLK
- a CDS encoding pilus assembly protein PilP; the encoded protein is MRKLPFRLLVVCVALIALAGCTRGTSDLHAWVAQEKAKSGPPLPPLPVIKTFESFTYNDQNMRDPFSPSPLETGGYNSNGPRPDANRPKQPLEMFPLDSLKMVGTIGAGPDAQALIKDPTGVIHRVVIGNYMGQSDGRITKVTPDQVDLTELVPNGNGGWMERKAEIAMSEQ
- a CDS encoding type 4a pilus biogenesis protein PilO: MSFLDDFRSLDRNNIGAWPNTVKTTFTVLVLVVILFFGWWFHISNQQDNLTSLASQEDQLKQQFIKEQARAVNLDALKKQLSEMQDMLRQMLRQLPSKTEMPELLVDISQTALSAGLQTDLFQPEPESVKEFYAEKPIKLKMIGTYNQFGTFISGVASLPRVVILTMHNVSLKPLPAAAGSKGPSDLLQLEGTVRTYRYLEEDESSSKDHVEVSKGGK
- a CDS encoding PilN domain-containing protein, which codes for MARINLLPWRAERRKQREREFFMQLGAAAAVALVLVIGWSMWMGMRIDNQTDRNAYLQGQITQLKAENEQIKNLDKVRDRLLARKKIIEDLQANRSQMVHLFDELVKRTPPSVRLTSMAQKGEQLTLEGVAQSNAAVADYMRNLEASPWLGAADLQKTEKKAGDSRMPYDFGLTVKLGMPKNAGAAAATSSLASLPIPVVPGAPAGAGMARSPAHAAISAPPAAAASHAGSIKPGAQP